In Silene latifolia isolate original U9 population chromosome X, ASM4854445v1, whole genome shotgun sequence, the following proteins share a genomic window:
- the LOC141623479 gene encoding uncharacterized protein LOC141623479, translated as MQTKKRVSFRSTARQAVSNRTLRSQKVSGNVQAVEKKAAGFITSSVKKSTRGRRGLAKRDVTWATTNLNDSSDSLQDNSSNMCLGSVEDQRATTILQEQNEGAADCVSETIFSPSFHLSKGIEEDYMDADTSEVCLSSEASAIYLAMKNSKLECLDEQGQDSIIVDTSIEEEEHEEFDDFDPYFFIKNLPALSSVVPTFRRMLLPKQTRRCPPNSLVLDLDETLVHSSLEPCDDADFTFSVNFNQMEHTVYVRCRPYLRDFMERVAGLFEIIIFTASQSIYAEQLLNVLDPKRKIIRHRIFRESCVYVEGNYLKDLTVLGRDLSRVIIVDNSPQAFGFQVDNGIPIESWFDDRSDEELLLLLPFLEGLARVEDVRPFIAQKFNLRERVATAVYPPSNFDRRDPLQR; from the exons ATGCAGACAAAGAAAAGAGTTTCTTTTCGAAGTACTGCAAGACAAGCTGTTAGTAACAGAACACTGCGATCTCAGAAGGTATCAGGAAACGTTCAGGCCGTTGAGAAAAAAGCTGCCGGATTTATTACCTCATCTGTTAAAAAATCAACCCGCGGTC GTAGAGGACTTGCTAAGAGAGATGTAACTTGGGCTACCACAAACTTGAATGATAGTTCTGACTCGTTGCAAGATAATTCATCAAATATGTGTTTGGGTTCTGTTGAAGATCAAAGGGCCACTACAATCCTCCAG GAACAAAATGAGGGCGCTGCAGATTGTGTCTCAGAAACCATTTTTTCGCCATCATTTCATTTATCAAAAGGCATTGAAGAAGATTACATGGATGCAG ACACCAGTGAGGTTTGTCTGTCTTCTGAAGCATCAGCTATATATCTTGCTATGAAGAACTCAAAACTGGAATGCTTAGATGAGCAAGGGCAGGATTCTATAATAGTTGATACATCCATAGAGGAGGAGGAACATGAAGAGTTTGATGATTTCGATCCTTATTTTTTTATAAAGAACTTGCCTGCACTATCATCGGTTGTCCCGACATTTCGACGTATGCTGCTACCTAAACAAACTCGGAGATGCCCGCCCAATAGTCTTGTCTTAGACTTGGATG AGACATTAGTCCACTCCAGTCTTGAACCTTGTGATGATGCAGACTTCACTTTTTCTGTAAACTTCAACCAGATGGAACATACAGTATATGTCCGATGTCGCCCTTACCTGCGGGATTTTATGGAGAGGGTTGCTGGTCTTTTTGAGATAATTATTTTTACTGCCAGCCAAAGTATTTATGCTGAACAGCTTCTCAATGTGTTGGATCCAAAGAGGAAAATCATTCGACATCGAATTTTCCGTGAATCATGTGTTTATGTGGAAGGAAACTACTTAAAAGATTTGACTGTTCTTGGTCGTGATTTATCGCGTGTTATAATCGTTGACAACTCTCCTCAG GCATTCGGTTTTCAAGTAGATAATGGGATTCCCATTGAGAGTTGGTTCGATGACCGTTCAGATGAAGAATTACTCTTACTACTACCGTTTCTTGAGGGATTGGCCAGGGTGGAAGATGTCCGTCCATTCATTGCTCAAAAGTTCAATCTCAGAGAAAGAGTAGCAACAGCTGTTTATCCACCTTCAAATTTTGATAGGAGAGATCCTTTGCAGAGGTGA
- the LOC141623480 gene encoding uncharacterized protein LOC141623480: MSPTVLTQLATGLSVLAGVALVKQVMDQQPMAGPFPRCPTCNGSGRVTCFCSRWSDGDVGCNACGGSGRRACSNCGGSGTGRPMPVRIAARPPPTNDGPY; the protein is encoded by the coding sequence ATGAGTCCTACGGTGTTGACCCAGTTGGCGACAGGGCTAAGTGTGCTAGCCGGTGTGGCCCTAGTAAAGCAAGTAATGGACCAGCAGCCAATGGCAGGTCCATTTCCAAGGTGTCCAACATGCAATGGTTCTGGCCGGGTCACTTGCTTCTGTTCCCGGTGGTCCGATGGTGATGTAGGCTGCAACGCATGTGGTGGTTCAGGCAGGCGAGCTTGTTCTAATTGTGGTGGGTCTGGTACAGGTCGGCCCATGCCCGTTCGCATTGCTGCCCGCCCTCCTCCGACTAATGATGGTCCTTATTGA